Proteins encoded in a region of the Raphanus sativus cultivar WK10039 chromosome 8, ASM80110v3, whole genome shotgun sequence genome:
- the LOC130498377 gene encoding PLAT domain-containing protein 1, with the protein MARLLPLLLLIATVSTVAFADDEPDCVYTFYLRTGSIWKAGTDSIISARIYDKYGDYIGIKNLEAWGGLMGPDYNYFERSNLDIFSGRAPCLPSPICSLNLTSDGSGDHHGWYVNYVEVSTAGVHAQCSTQNFEIEQWLATDTSPYELTAVRNNCPVSLRDSVSRVGSEIRKQLSWVI; encoded by the exons ATGGCTCGTCTCctccctctcctcctccttATCGCCACCGTCTCCACCGTCGCCTTCGCC GACGATGAACCGGACTGCGTCTACACGTTCTACCTCCGAACCGGATCAATCTGGAAAGCCGGAACCGACTCGATCATCAGCGCAAGAATCTACGACAAGTACGGCGACTACATCGGGATCAAGAACCTAGAGGCTTGGGGCGGACTAATGGGCCCTGACTACAACTACTTCGAGAGAAGCAACCTCGACATTTTCAGCGGAAGAGCGCCGTGTTTGCCTAGCCCGATCTGCTCTCTGAACCTAACCTCCGACGGCTCCGGCGATCACCATGGCTGGTACGTTAACTACGTCGAGGTTTCGACGGCTGGAGTTCACGCTCAGTGCTCCACTCAGAATTTCGAGATCGAGCAGTGGCTTGCAACCGATACGTCACCGTATGAGCTTACTGCCGTGAGGAACAATTGTCCCGTGTCGCTTAGGGATAGTGTCAGTCGGGTCGGGTCGGAGATCCGGAAACAGCTTTCTTGGGTCATCTGA